In Lottiidibacillus patelloidae, the genomic window CTTGAATGACACACGCCATTCGCTCAAGACCCATCCCAGTATCAATATTCTTTTTCGGAAGTGGTGTATAGCTACCATCTGGATTATGGTTAAATTGTGAAAACACTAGGTTCCAAATTTCTAAATAGCGCTCATTTTCGCCACCAGGGAAAAGCTCAGGGTCGTTCGGGTCATTTCCAAAAGCTTCACCTCGATCATAGAAAATTTCCGTGTTCGGTCCACTAGGACCTTCTCCAATATCCCAGAAGTTTTCTTCTAAACGAATAATGCGCTCTTTCGGTAAACCAACTTTAGTATTCCATAATTCAAATGCTTCATCATCTTCAGGGTGAATCGTCACAGATAGCTTTTCTGGATCAAAGCCAATCCATTTTTCATCCGTTAGAAATTCCCAAGCCCATATAATTGATTCTTCTTTAAAATAATCACCAATCGAAAAGTTCCCTAACATTTCGAAAAACGTATGGTGACGTGCAGTTTTTCCAACATTTTCAATATCATTAGTTCGAATAGATTTTTGTGCATTACAGATTCTAGGGTTTTCAGGAACAACTCGTCCATCAAAATATTTCTTTAATGTTGCTACTCCACTATTAATCCATAATAATGTTGGATCCTCGAAAGGAACTAATGAAGCTGAAGGCTCAACCGAGTGGCCTTTTTCTTTAAAAAAGTCTAAAAACATCTGTCTAATTTGAGCAGAAGTTAAGTTTTTCATACCTTTTTCCTCCTTCAATTATGTAAAAAAAAATAAAAAAACTCCCATCCCTAAAAGCAGGGACGAGAGATAACTCACGCGGTACCACCCTGATTACAAACAACAATCGTTTGTTCATCACTTAAGTAACATGTAACGGTGTTTAGCCGGCAGGGTTTTTCCTGCATTCAGGATTAGCTTTCTGTTAACCTTCATTTAGAATTTCTTTCAGCCTAGGAAATTCCTCTCTAATGTGCTATTTAGCACGAAAATGGGCTTTAACATACTGGGTCCTTCATCAATTTCCACAATAATTTAGTTCATATGCCGATATTATAGACAAAGCAAATCACATTTGTCAATGTTTCTGATAATGAGCGAAAGTGTGGAGTACGATAACTTTTGCAACTGCAAGAAATGGAACGGCTAAAATTAAGCCAATAATTCCTGCAATTTCACCACCTAATAATAAAGCAAAGATAATTAAAATAGGATGCATGTGTAAGCTTTTTCCGACTATTAATGGAGAAAGTAAATTACCTTCTACAAATTGCAAGCCAAAAATAATTACGATAACAATTATTACAGACTTTATTGAAACGGTGAAGGCAATAATAACTGCTGGAATAGCTCCTAAAATAGGTCCAAAGTAAGGAATAATATTTGTAAGTCCGATAATTATTCCTAGTAGTACTGGGTAGGAAATGCCAGCAAGCCATAATGAGATTGTTGCTAAAATACCAATGAGTAAACAAACTATTAATTGACCCCTAATGTAACTACCGAGAGAATGGTTAATGTCACGCAATAATCTTTTTAAACTTCTCCGATATTTCCGAGGTGAAAAATACCAAAACACCTTTTCTACTAACGGATAGTCTTTTAGTAAATAAAATACTACGAATGGGATGATTGCAATAATAATTAAAGAATTAAATATTCCCTTCACACTATTGATGACCGTATTGATGACTGTATCTAAATAAGCTTCTGTCCCTTGTAGACGTACATGAATTCTTTCATGGAGTGCATCTGGTAGTTGGTCAGTTGAATGATTAATATTTGTAATAAAAGAACGATACGTTTCAACAAAAGTTGGTATATTGTCATTCAAATCTTTTAATTGTCCTGTTACATACGGTATACCTTTAAATAATGCATAGCCTGTTCCACCAAAAAATATGCTGTAAATTATTATGATAGATAGTGGTCTAGGCAGACCGTGCTTCCGCAACTTTTCAACTATTGGGTGAAGTAAATATGTAATTAACGCTGCAATGAAGAAAGGTGTTAGCACTGTGACTGCGATAGAAAGTACAGGTTTCCAAAGTGGTGCTAACTTTAAAAAAACGTAAATGCAAATTAAAAGTAAGAGTACGTTTGTTATTTTTAATAAATGGTTTATTAACCGTTCTCTCGTCATTTACGCATAACCCCCCCACTTTCCTTTTCTATGTAAAAAGAAGCCCGCTTTTCAGCGGGCTTTACTATTAAAACATTCCGCGCATCATTTTTTTACGCAGTTTTTTCATCGTTCTTGTCTTCATCATATTCCCACGGCCTTTTGCCATGTTTGACGCTACTGCTCCTAATCCGAATGCTATTAAAGAAGTCATTGATTTTCTCATGATGTTCACCACCTATGATGTTACATTTCGAATGTCATATCTTCCTCTTCAAATAAATCATCAAGTGAACTTAATGAGCCGTCTTCTTCGACTTGGTGTAAAGAAAACTTATTTTCATTCACTGATAATTCAATAAAACATCCCCAACAATAATATTGGTTAACTCCTATTTTCCCTAGATCTTTACTATTACAATTCGGGCACAACATCGAAAGGGCCTCCTCTAAGCTATTTCATGTGGACGAATAAAACATCCTTGCCATAGACGAGCGGTTTATCAGTTTTGACTACCTTTCGTCCTTCTTTCAAATCTGCAAAAAATCCTTCCGTCACTTCATACCCTAGAATTGTGCCCAACTCTTCATTAAAATATACATCTTCAATTAGCCCAAGTTTTTCACCTTCGGCTGATAATAAAGGTTTCCCATATATCCCGCGATGAGGGTGCATGAAAGAGTGTGCTTTTTTATTATGACATTGCAAGCAGTCTTCACTTTCTATCATTACACCATCATTTCCAAAAGCCTGTACAAGATCGATTGGAACCATCGCTTGTTTTGAAAACCAGCCTTTTCGATTAATGACTAACCCTTTAATTGTGCCCTCATTATTTAAGCAAAGATCTTTTACAGAACCAATTGCTTTTCCATCATTTAATTGAAAAACAGGTATCTCTTTTAAAAGTGAAAATGTTCGCAAAGACTTATCCCCACCTTCCCGAACATTTATAGTTTCTGCTATTTTTCAATTATGATGTTGGACTAATTTTTCCAATCTGCTCTTGAATATTTTGAGCAAGCATCGTTTGTCGTTTCCCTTTGTTATTATCGCTTACTGCTTTGGCAAAAGCGTGACGTTCACCACAAAGAATTAAAAAATCCTTACTTCTCGTTATTGCTGTATACAATAAATTGCGTTGGAGCATCCGGTGGTAACCAGAGATCATTGGTAAAATAACAATCGGAAATTCGCTCCCTTGAGATTTATGGATGGAACAACAATAGGCGAGCATGATTTGTTGTAATTCTTTTCGTGGATAGACAACTTCTTTTCCATCATAATCAACGACAACTTGGTCTTCTTTTTCTGTATTTTCTTTTGCAAAAAATATTGAAGTGATTTCACCAATATCCCCATTAAACACTTGCTGTTCAGGGTTGTTTACAAGTTGTAGTACTTTATCTCCAGTACGAAATACTCTTGTTCCCGCTTTTAATTCACGCCTTTTTTCTGCTGGTGGATTAAAAAGTGCTTGCAATCGTTCATTTAAATAATCAATTCCTGCATCACCGCGATAGATAGGAGCTAATATTTGGATATCTCTTGCTGAGTATCCTTTATTAATGGCATTTAAACACACTTTCTCGATAACATCTATCACTTGGTGTTGTCCACATGGAAAAAAGCTGCGATCTTTTTTCTGTGATTCAAGCGAGGTTATCGCACCGTCTTTAATTTCATGAGCCAGTTCAATTATTGAACTCCCCTCTTCTTGACGATAGATGTCCTTTAACGTAACAGTTGGCAATACTTTTGAACGAAGTAAATCTGCCAAAACTTGCCCTGGACCTACCGAAGGAAGTTGATCTTCATCACCTACTAAAACAACTTGAATGTCATCCGGCAATGATTTAAAAAGATGATTCGCTAGTGGTAGATCGACCATCGAAACTTCATCAACAATTAGTAATTTACCTTCAATCTTATTTTGCTCATCCTTCTCAAACTGATCACCCTTCCAACCTAACAAACGATGAATGGTAACAGCAGGTATTCCTGTCGATTCATTCATTCGTTTAGCTGCTCTTCCAGTAGGTGCAACGAGTACTATTGGAAAAGGCTCTCCTTTTTTGTAATCGGCAATGTCTAAGGAAACACCATGAAGTTCAGAATAAAGCTCGATAATTCCTTTTATAACCGTAGTTTTACCAGTACCAGGCCCACCCGTTAATAGGAGAAATGGTGACTGCAATGCTTGCTGTATGGCTTCCACTTGCGATTTTGCATATTGCACATTAATCCGCTCTTCTAATTCACCAAGTGCTTTATAAAAATCATCCTTCGCAAAATGGTGAAATAAATCATTATTGCTAGCTAATTCAACAATTTTATCTGTCAGTTGCGTTTCTGCATAGTAAAGGCTAGGTAAATAAACTTTATCTTTAGCAACAATTAGCTTTTTTTCTTCTCCTAAAGCTATTATCTCCCGGGCAATATCACTTTCTTCAATTTTATTTACTTGTGCTGAGAGAAGTTGCCGAGCAGCAATGATTTGTTGTTCTAACGTTATGTAAACATGCCCTTGTTGTTTTGAAGCTTCTTGTACAATAAATAAGCACCCTGCTTGAATTCGTTGTGGGTGATGTGGGGGAATTCCCATATTTTTCGCGATGTCATCGGCACGTTTAAAGCCAATCCCTTCAATATCATGAATTAGCGCATACGGGTTAGTATTAATAATATCGAGCGCTTCCATTTTGTACTTTTGGAAAATTTTCATTGCAATACTCGGTCCAATGCCATAAGGCGTTAAGACTTCCATGATTTGTTCGAAACCTTGATGTTCGTGAAGTTTTTCCACGAACTCTTTTGCTTTTTGTTCCGACAAACGAGGAATTTCTTCCAGCAAACTAGGTGTAGCCATAATTTTTTGAATTGCGTTTGTTCCAAATTTTTCAACAATCATTTCTGCTGTTTTTTTACCAACACCAGAAAACAAATCACTAGATAAATATTGCACGATTCCTTCTTTCGTATCTGGTAATTCTTTCTTTGCATCCGTTACTTGATATTGCACTCCGTATTTTTCATGATTATTAATGGCACCATAAAAAATATAAAGGTCCGTTTCAGTTAAAATTGGAAACGAACCTGTTACGACTATTTCTTTTTCTGAAATACCTTCGTTCGTTTCCTTTATGTTTATTTTGGCGATTGTAAATAAATTTTCTTCATTGTGATAAATAAGCGCACGAAGTGTCCCTTTAATAAAGCTTCTTTCATTCTCATTGTTATGCTCCACCATTTTGAACACTCCATCCCCATTTTTAATGTTGTTTGTTCTTCATTTCCTCTACCATCTTTTTACCATTACCAGCAAGCAAATGGTCTGGTTGAATATCAATTGCTTTTTCAAAAGAAGCTAATGCCATTTCTAGATCATCTTTGAATGCATAAGCAACTCCTAAGTTATAATAGGCATCAGCATGGTTTTCCTCAATTTGTACTACTTTTTGAAATACTGGAATTGCTTCGTCAACTTGCTCTAAATGTGCCAGGCACATTGCATACTGAAAACGAGCTTCATTGTCATCTTCATTTAACTCTAGCGCATGTTGAAAATTCGGAAGGGCATGTCTAACATTGTCATCTTGCAAATTTGCCATCCCTAACATGAAGTAAATATCTGCTTCCTTTAAATCATTTTCGATCGCTTTTTTATAAGCGACAATCGCTTCTTTAAATTTGTTAAGATTGTATAATGTATTACCTAAGCCGAAGTATGCTGTTGCTGCTTTTTCATCAAGGCCAATAGCTTTGTGATAAAAGTTAACTGCTTTGTCTAACTCGCCTACTGCGCTTAATAAGTTCCCAAAATTAATGTATGGAATTGGATCTTCTTTATTTTCTTCAATTGCTGAATTAAAGGCATTTGCCGCTTCCTCATACTTTCCCTCTTGCATATATTGAATTCCTAAATGATTATAATCTGTCATCATTACTCGCTCCTCGTTGCGTTTTTTTTAGTATACCATCTCTGTAAAACTTTGCGTAAAAAAGAAAAATCAACTCACATGAGTCGATTTCTCTTCACTTTTTTATTATAAATACGTTAATTCCTTACCATCTTTATAAGCTTTATCAATTGTCGCCCCACCAAGGCATTCGTCTCCATTATAAAAAACGACAGCTTGACCTGGTGCAATTGCTCTTACTTTTTCTGCAAAGATTACTTCTACATTATTTTCATCGAGCGGATTAACTGTAACTTCTGTATCAGCTTGACGGTAGCGGAACTTAGCAGTACAAGTAAATGATTCTGTAGGACCCTTATCACTGACCCAGCTTACATGTGTTGCTGTCAATTTTTCGGAATATAACTTTTCATTATGAAAGCCTTGTACAACATATAAAACATTTCTTTGTAAGTCTTTTCCAGCAACAAACCAAGGTTCACCTGACCCGCCGATTCCAAGTCCATGACGTTGTCCAATTGTATAATACATGAGACCATCGTGCTTGCCCATTACTTTTCCGTCAAATGTTTGCATTTCACCTTTTTGCGCAGGTAAATAACTGCTTAAAAATTCCTTGAAATTACGTTCACCGATAAAGCATATACCAGTACTGTCTTTCTTTTTAGCCGTAGCCAATCCTGCTTCATCTGCAATTTTTCTAACTTCTGGTTTCGGAATTTCTCCTAAAGGAAACATTGTTTTGGAAAGTTGCTCTTGTCCTAATTGGTTTAAAAAGTACGTTTGATCTTTATTTTCATCAACGCCACGTAACATTTTATACTCGCCATCTTCAAACACTACACGAGCATAGTGCCCTGTTGCCACATAATCGGCACCTAATGTTAAGGCATGGTCTAAAAATGCTTTAAACTTAATTTCTTTATTACACATAACATCAGGATTTGGCGTTCTACCAGCTTTATATTCATCTAAAAAGTAGGTGAATACTTTTTCCCAATATTGCTTTTCAAAGTTAACAGCAAAATATGGTATCCCAATTTGATCACAAACTTTTCTAACATCTTCGTAATCAAGGTCTGCTGTACATACTCCATTTTCATCTGTGTCATCCCAGTTTTTCATAAAAATTCCTACCACATCATACCCTTGTTGCTTTAACAAATATGCTGTTACTGAGGAATCTACGCCACCAGACATCCCAACAATGACACGGGTTTGCTCAGGCGATTTAGTTTTAGGTTTAGTCATGCAAACCCCTCCATTCTTTTATTTTTATACTGCTGTAATTCGCTTAACAATTTGCGCTACTTTCGTTGCAACTGTTGCTATTTGTTTTTCTGTATTTCCTAATCCAAAGCTAAAACGAATCGCTGCCATTACTCGCTCATCATTTTCCCCATACATTGCTGTTAATACATGCGAAGGTTTTAAAGCACCAGCAGTACATGCTGATCCACTTGAAGCTGCAATTCCAGCTAAATCAAAATTCATTAATAAAGATTCTGCTGTTGTGCCTGGGAAGCTAACATTAATGATATTTGGTAATGAATACTCTTGATGACCATTAATATGATATTCTATTTCCTCACGATCAAAAATAGCAATCATCATATCACGATATTGTTTATATGTTCTTACTTTTTCTTCTTTATTCTCACTTATTAGCTTTACAGCTTCTTTGAGCCCGGCAATAGCAGGGACATCTTCAGTTCCTGCCCGACGCTTTCTTTCTTGTTCGCCACCAAAAAAATGTGGCGTAAAAGAGACGCGAGGACGACTATATAAAAATCCAATTCCTTTTGGTCCATTAATTTTGTGACCAGAAATTGATAATAAATCGACTTGTAAGTCTTCCACATCTATAGCAATCATGCCATATGCTTGAACAGCATCTGTGTGAAAAAGAATATCGTGCTCTTTTAATAGTTGTCCAATTTCTTTGATAGGTTGCACTGTACCAACTTCATTGTTTGCATACATGATTGATACTAAGATAGTTTCATCTGTTAGTGCATGTTCAAGGTCTGTCACCGAAACTCTGCCTGTTTCATCCACTGGCAAGTACGTGACAGAAAACCCGAGGCTTTCTAAGTGTTTACAACTATTTAAAACAGCATGATGTTCAATTTCAGTTGTTACAATATGCTTACCTTTATGACTGTTGGATTTAGCGGCACCAATGATCGCTAGATTGTCACCTTCTGTACCACCACTTGTAAAAGTAATGTCATGTGGGTGTGCATTAATACTTTTAGCTATATAGCTTCTTGCTTCATCAACAACTCTTCTCGTTTCTCTGCCGAAATGATGGATACTTGAGGGATTTCCAAAAGCTTGATTCATATATGGTATCATCTTTTCAATAACTAATGGATGTGTCGGAGAAGTTGCTGCATGATCTACATAAATTCTTTCCATTTCCATGTTCACCTCTTGTTTAGTTTAAATATAGAACATGTATGGTTCTTGTTCACCATCATTTGTATCATTTGCTAAATCCTCTAAAGTAGTATTATCTAATACATCCTTAACTGCATCACGAATACGTAGCCAAAGCTTTCTTTTCGCCGGCTCTTCATCATCCATCACTTCGACAGGACTAATTGGACCTTCTAATACACGGATAATGTCACCAGCAGTAATTTCATTTGATGGTTTGGCTAAAATATACCCACCATATGCTCCTCGTATACTTTTCACTAATCTTGCATTTCGAAGTGGTGCTACTAACTGCTCTAAATAATGTTCTGATAAATCATTTTCTTGTGCGATTACTTTAAGTGGAGTCGGACTATCTGTATTTTTCTTAGCTAAAGCAATCATTATCGTTAATCCGTATCTTCCTTTAGTTGAGATTTTCATTTACTTCACCTCTTTTTACTATGAAATTTACGAGTTGTTTACTTTGTCGTAAAGATATTTCTACAATTGGACCTAAGCTTAATGCAATTAACACTGTGCCAAAGCCAACAGGACCGTCTAATAACCAACCGAGAATTAGCACAGTGATTTCCATCCCACCACGAACAATTGACACGGACCAATTTGTTTTTTCACAAATGGCTAACATCAAACTATCACGTGGTCCAGCTCCAACATTTGCAGCTATGTACAGTCCAATTCCATAAGCTAAAATGATGATTCCTGTTAAAAACACAATGACTTGCGATACAATATGAGTAGGTGCTGGTAATAAAAAATAAAAGAAATCAATAAAGAGACCAATTAAAACCATATTTGCAACTGTTCCAAGTTGCGGTAACTTTCTATTTAAGAGATAACTAATCCCAAGTACCACAAAACCAGCAATAATGGACCAAGTACCGATTGTTAAACCTAACTGTTTAAATAAGCCATAGTGAAACACATCCCATGGTCCAATTCCTAATCGTTTTGCTTTGATCGTTAATGTAACGCCTAATGCTAATGTCATTAAGCCAATAATAAATATAGACCATCTAATGATTAATTCTGTTTTATTTTTCAAAGTTCACATCTCCATAAAAAAAGTGAAAGGGTAGAGTCCTTTCAAGCTGAAAAGTCGTTTCAGTCTTTGCTATTATAGCATGATAATACTAATCATGCATTCATACAGTCTCGTTCAGAAAGGAAGCTTACAATGGATTTATTCGACGTTGTTAATAATGAAAACAAGGAAAAAAGAGGTCCTTTAGCAAATCGCATGAGACCAAAGTCACTAGACGAATTTTACGGTCAAAAACATATAGTCGGTAAAGGCACATTGCTTCGCCGTGCAATTGAAGCAGACCAATTAACACCAATGATATTTTTCGGCCCTCCAGGAACAGGGAAAACGACGTTAGCAAAAATCATCGCTCGCTCAACTGATGCAATTTATGAACAATTAAACGCAGTTACTGCTGGAATGAGTGATATTCGCGGCATTATGGAACGTGCCAAAGAACGCGCGAAATTTGAAGAGAAACGAACGATCTTATTTATTGATGAAATTCATCGTTTTAATAAAGCACAACAAGAT contains:
- a CDS encoding AI-2E family transporter — its product is MTRERLINHLLKITNVLLLLICIYVFLKLAPLWKPVLSIAVTVLTPFFIAALITYLLHPIVEKLRKHGLPRPLSIIIIYSIFFGGTGYALFKGIPYVTGQLKDLNDNIPTFVETYRSFITNINHSTDQLPDALHERIHVRLQGTEAYLDTVINTVINSVKGIFNSLIIIAIIPFVVFYLLKDYPLVEKVFWYFSPRKYRRSLKRLLRDINHSLGSYIRGQLIVCLLIGILATISLWLAGISYPVLLGIIIGLTNIIPYFGPILGAIPAVIIAFTVSIKSVIIVIVIIFGLQFVEGNLLSPLIVGKSLHMHPILIIFALLLGGEIAGIIGLILAVPFLAVAKVIVLHTFAHYQKH
- a CDS encoding YrzQ family protein, with amino-acid sequence MRKSMTSLIAFGLGAVASNMAKGRGNMMKTRTMKKLRKKMMRGMF
- a CDS encoding PRC-barrel domain-containing protein; the protein is MRTFSLLKEIPVFQLNDGKAIGSVKDLCLNNEGTIKGLVINRKGWFSKQAMVPIDLVQAFGNDGVMIESEDCLQCHNKKAHSFMHPHRGIYGKPLLSAEGEKLGLIEDVYFNEELGTILGYEVTEGFFADLKEGRKVVKTDKPLVYGKDVLFVHMK
- the recD2 gene encoding SF1B family DNA helicase RecD2 — translated: MVEHNNENERSFIKGTLRALIYHNEENLFTIAKINIKETNEGISEKEIVVTGSFPILTETDLYIFYGAINNHEKYGVQYQVTDAKKELPDTKEGIVQYLSSDLFSGVGKKTAEMIVEKFGTNAIQKIMATPSLLEEIPRLSEQKAKEFVEKLHEHQGFEQIMEVLTPYGIGPSIAMKIFQKYKMEALDIINTNPYALIHDIEGIGFKRADDIAKNMGIPPHHPQRIQAGCLFIVQEASKQQGHVYITLEQQIIAARQLLSAQVNKIEESDIAREIIALGEEKKLIVAKDKVYLPSLYYAETQLTDKIVELASNNDLFHHFAKDDFYKALGELEERINVQYAKSQVEAIQQALQSPFLLLTGGPGTGKTTVIKGIIELYSELHGVSLDIADYKKGEPFPIVLVAPTGRAAKRMNESTGIPAVTIHRLLGWKGDQFEKDEQNKIEGKLLIVDEVSMVDLPLANHLFKSLPDDIQVVLVGDEDQLPSVGPGQVLADLLRSKVLPTVTLKDIYRQEEGSSIIELAHEIKDGAITSLESQKKDRSFFPCGQHQVIDVIEKVCLNAINKGYSARDIQILAPIYRGDAGIDYLNERLQALFNPPAEKRRELKAGTRVFRTGDKVLQLVNNPEQQVFNGDIGEITSIFFAKENTEKEDQVVVDYDGKEVVYPRKELQQIMLAYCCSIHKSQGSEFPIVILPMISGYHRMLQRNLLYTAITRSKDFLILCGERHAFAKAVSDNNKGKRQTMLAQNIQEQIGKISPTS
- a CDS encoding tetratricopeptide repeat protein; the encoded protein is MTDYNHLGIQYMQEGKYEEAANAFNSAIEENKEDPIPYINFGNLLSAVGELDKAVNFYHKAIGLDEKAATAYFGLGNTLYNLNKFKEAIVAYKKAIENDLKEADIYFMLGMANLQDDNVRHALPNFQHALELNEDDNEARFQYAMCLAHLEQVDEAIPVFQKVVQIEENHADAYYNLGVAYAFKDDLEMALASFEKAIDIQPDHLLAGNGKKMVEEMKNKQH
- the mnmA gene encoding tRNA 2-thiouridine(34) synthase MnmA, which gives rise to MTKPKTKSPEQTRVIVGMSGGVDSSVTAYLLKQQGYDVVGIFMKNWDDTDENGVCTADLDYEDVRKVCDQIGIPYFAVNFEKQYWEKVFTYFLDEYKAGRTPNPDVMCNKEIKFKAFLDHALTLGADYVATGHYARVVFEDGEYKMLRGVDENKDQTYFLNQLGQEQLSKTMFPLGEIPKPEVRKIADEAGLATAKKKDSTGICFIGERNFKEFLSSYLPAQKGEMQTFDGKVMGKHDGLMYYTIGQRHGLGIGGSGEPWFVAGKDLQRNVLYVVQGFHNEKLYSEKLTATHVSWVSDKGPTESFTCTAKFRYRQADTEVTVNPLDENNVEVIFAEKVRAIAPGQAVVFYNGDECLGGATIDKAYKDGKELTYL
- a CDS encoding cysteine desulfurase family protein; amino-acid sequence: MERIYVDHAATSPTHPLVIEKMIPYMNQAFGNPSSIHHFGRETRRVVDEARSYIAKSINAHPHDITFTSGGTEGDNLAIIGAAKSNSHKGKHIVTTEIEHHAVLNSCKHLESLGFSVTYLPVDETGRVSVTDLEHALTDETILVSIMYANNEVGTVQPIKEIGQLLKEHDILFHTDAVQAYGMIAIDVEDLQVDLLSISGHKINGPKGIGFLYSRPRVSFTPHFFGGEQERKRRAGTEDVPAIAGLKEAVKLISENKEEKVRTYKQYRDMMIAIFDREEIEYHINGHQEYSLPNIINVSFPGTTAESLLMNFDLAGIAASSGSACTAGALKPSHVLTAMYGENDERVMAAIRFSFGLGNTEKQIATVATKVAQIVKRITAV
- the cymR gene encoding cysteine metabolism transcriptional regulator CymR, producing the protein MKISTKGRYGLTIMIALAKKNTDSPTPLKVIAQENDLSEHYLEQLVAPLRNARLVKSIRGAYGGYILAKPSNEITAGDIIRVLEGPISPVEVMDDEEPAKRKLWLRIRDAVKDVLDNTTLEDLANDTNDGEQEPYMFYI
- a CDS encoding YczE/YyaS/YitT family protein, whose translation is MTLALGVTLTIKAKRLGIGPWDVFHYGLFKQLGLTIGTWSIIAGFVVLGISYLLNRKLPQLGTVANMVLIGLFIDFFYFLLPAPTHIVSQVIVFLTGIIILAYGIGLYIAANVGAGPRDSLMLAICEKTNWSVSIVRGGMEITVLILGWLLDGPVGFGTVLIALSLGPIVEISLRQSKQLVNFIVKRGEVNENLN